CATTATCCTGAGTTTAACATATTCCCCTTCAGTGTTCATACATCTAAAATGTACAAAAGAAATAAGTAATATGGCAGAAGCTATTTTAAAGCCCATTGGAAGTCAAGCTGAAGCCATCCCCATTATGCTAACTGGGGTTGTTTTCAGACTGGCTGCATTTCTTTCTATGTATTTATCAGTGTCCCGCTCTTTAACTATGGGAGAGTGTCTGAAATGGTACCCCAAAGGGCACTACCAGTTCCCTCAGAGAAAGACATCCATGGTTTGTGTGATGGCCTGTCGGCAGAGGGGACAGCTGTGCTGCTGGGGGGGCTGCTGTAGTAAGATGGCCGAGCAGTGGCGACACAGGCACAGGTGGCGGCAGGGCAGCAGCAACACATTCTTGACCCTGTCCTGACAGATTACGcacttcttcctctcctcatgcTCCTTCAATAGACTGAGGAGGCCAGTGTCAACTGGAGGGGCCTGGCTGCCTTGGCCAGAGGCAGGCTGCTGCTTCACTGTAGTCCTTGTTGTAGACTGGTGGTGGTATTGGTCTGGGTCAAGGTTGATGTCATCCCACCTACTGTCGAGGTGTTGAAGTGTTGAGTATAACTCCACTTGTTCTCTTCCAGTCTGTTCTGGGGGAAGAAGGGTACCTGTATGGTCAGTAGGAATACCTGGGGCCCTTGGATCCAGAACTAGGTGCCCCACTCCACCTTGGTCCACAGAAGTCTGTACTGTTCTGCCCCTTGGCTGTCTTGCTTGGGCCACCTGCCCCATAGCCTGTGGTCCAGCTCCATTGTCCTGAAGAGCTTGAGCTTGCTCCATGGCCAGCAGGTAAAGTCTATAGATGGTTCTCTGTAGACTTAGCATTCCTGGGATTGTGTTGACAAAGTGAAGACATTGCTGGGCCACATGACGAGGCAACTCCGGGTTGAGATATAGCAAGGTCAACGCAACAATGACTGCTGTTAAGAGCAAGCCATAGATGTTGAGCATGAATACTGTGATAAAGACATGACCGAGGGAGCCCAGAAACTCAAGAGCTAGTTGGCAGGGTGTCCAAAGCAGTACAGAGGTGCCCACCAGGCAGCTGTATAGGAAGGTGAGAAGTGTGAGGGCCAGCTCCAAGGCTTTATGCAGGGGGCCTGACACTGCCTCCCAGGCCCCTACCATTGCAGAGAAGCAGTTCTGGGTACCAATGAGAAGAATGTTGACGATAGTGTTGACAAAGTAGAGAACGAGGCTGAACGCAATGCTAAAACCGTCACAAGTCTGTTTAAGCACAGTATGTCCAGACAGGAATCCGCGGTGTAGCAGCTCCTTGGTGCGCCATGCAACATGAGAAGAGAGGTGGCCCACCATTTTGAAACTCTCAAACACCCCTCCTAAGGTCTGAAGCCATCCCTCCAGTAGATTGAAAGCTCCGTGTGCTGTGCTTGTGACCACCTCTGTTACAGTGAGGAAAGAGAACAGTGCACAGTTCC
The sequence above is a segment of the Oncorhynchus gorbuscha isolate QuinsamMale2020 ecotype Even-year linkage group LG16, OgorEven_v1.0, whole genome shotgun sequence genome. Coding sequences within it:
- the LOC123999577 gene encoding E3 ubiquitin-protein ligase RNF26-like — its product is MDVVNFASCAIGKCLDTFCLLLDLVIWFVNWLGRLFSNMGSSMHDLQVVPSGSILLEYWNCALFSFLTVTEVVTSTAHGAFNLLEGWLQTLGGVFESFKMVGHLSSHVAWRTKELLHRGFLSGHTVLKQTCDGFSIAFSLVLYFVNTIVNILLIGTQNCFSAMVGAWEAVSGPLHKALELALTLLTFLYSCLVGTSVLLWTPCQLALEFLGSLGHVFITVFMLNIYGLLLTAVIVALTLLYLNPELPRHVAQQCLHFVNTIPGMLSLQRTIYRLYLLAMEQAQALQDNGAGPQAMGQVAQARQPRGRTVQTSVDQGGVGHLVLDPRAPGIPTDHTGTLLPPEQTGREQVELYSTLQHLDSRWDDINLDPDQYHHQSTTRTTVKQQPASGQGSQAPPVDTGLLSLLKEHEERKKCVICQDRVKNVLLLPCRHLCLCRHCSAILLQQPPQQHSCPLCRQAITQTMDVFL